DNA from Candidatus Aminicenantes bacterium:
AAACACATCATCACAGTTCGGACAGGCATTCTGAGCTGAGCTGCCTGGCCGGTTTCCTCATCACTTATACTCCTTAGTGCCGTCACTAGGCTTTGTCTGTTTACTTTCGACTGCCGTGTCCTGTCTCCTGTCACCTGATACCTGTCACCTTTTTCTCACGTCCCGGTACAGCGGGTCCAGCCGCAATTGGGGCAGGTGGGGCACTTTTCGTCCGTGAGGGTGGCGCCGCAAACCGGGCAGTTGATGGTGTTGAGGTCCCTGCCGCCGCCGCTGACCGTTCCCACGTGACTTTCCAATATCTTGGCGATGGCGTCGGGAATGGATTGCACCAGTTCGCCGTTGTGAAAGGTGGGCTCCGATCCGCCGATCCCCTTTAATTGATGGGCCACGTCGCTGGCGGGAATACCGCTGCGCAGGGCCAGGGAAGCCAGGCGGCCGATCGCTTCGGCGTCCGCCATGGTGGAATAGCCGCTTTTCCCGATTGAGCAGAATACCTCGAATGGGCGCTCGTTAAAAAAGGTGACGGTAATGTACAGGTTGCCGAAACCGGTGGGAATCTTGTGCGTAAACGCGGTCAGGGCATCGGGGCGCTCCATGGGTTGGGGAGTTTCCGCGTCGGCCCGGTTGAGCACCTGGACCGCACGACAACCGTCGCGGTATACGGTCAACCCCTTGATATTCATGGAGAATGCCATGCGGAAAGCGGCGGCGATATCTTCCCGCGAGGCCTCGTGCGGGAAGTTGATGGTTTTGGACACCGCGCTGTCAACGGATTCCTGGAAAGCCTCCTGCATTTTAAGGTGGTCTTCGGGGGCGATCTCTCCGGCGGTGACAAACCAATCGGGGTGGGTCTCTTGCGGATGATCTTCCCGCCACTTGGCGTAAATGGGGTGGACGTCCCGGATTTCGCTGTCCAGGATACGTGACACCACTTCAAAAGCAAACACCGGTTCAATACTGGAGGAACATCCGGCCAGGCGGGAGATGGTGCCGGTGGGAGCGATGCTCAAGACCGACGCGTTGCGCATGACGGATCCAGCGTAAATCGATTGCTCAATGCGGGGAAACGATCCGCGTTCTCCGGCCAATTCACGCGATGCGGCGGTGGCCTCCTGTTTGAAAAAACCGGCGATGCGCCGGGCCAGGTCCAGGGCTTGCGGCGAATCGTAGCGGATACCGGCCAGCAACAACAGGTCCGCGAACCCCATTACTCCCAGGCCGATGCGGCGGTTGGCCTCGGCCATCTCCCGGATCGGTTCCAGGGGGTAACGGTTCACGTCGATCACGTTGTCCAGAAAGCGTACTCCCATGTGGATGGTTTCACGCAGGCGTTCCCATTGAACCGGATCATCGTGGCCGGATTGATAAAAGTTGGCCACGTTGATGGAACCCAGGTTGCATGCCTCGTAATCGTGAAGGGGCTGTTCGCCGCAGGGATTGGTGGCACGAATGGGGCCCTGGGCCGCGGTGGGATTGAGTTGGTTGACCCGTTCAATAAACACCAGTCCGGGGTCGCCATTGCGCCAGGCTGAATCCACCATGGCTTCAAACACCTGCCGGGCCGGCAGACTGCCCGTGGCATTACCGGACTGGGGATCCAACAGTTCGTAATCGGCTTGGTTTTCCAGGGCATGGATAAAGGTTTCCGTGACGGCCACGGAGATATTGAAGTTCTGCGCCGTGTGCCCGTCGCGTTTCATATCGATAAAAGAGAGGATATCGGGGTGGTCCACGCGCAGGATGCCCATGTTGGCGCCTCTGCGCGTTCCTCCCTGCTTGACCGCTTCCGTTCCGGCGTCAATTACACGAAGAAAGGAAACCGGTCCGGAAGCGATACCCTGGGTCTTGCGCACATAACTGCCCTGGGGCCGGATCCGTGAGAAATCAAATCCGGTCCCTCCCCCCTCTTTGTGAACCAGGGCCGCGTTTTTCACGGTTTCGAAAATGGCTTCCAAGGAATCTTCCACTGGCAGGACGAAACAGGCGGAAAGGCAAAGCCCCCGCCCCGCTCCGGTTAAAGTGGGCGAGTTGGGCATGAAATCACGCTTCATCATGGCTTCCAGGAAACGCTTTTCCCAATTGCGTTTTGCGTCAGCGTTTTTTTCAGCCTGGGCGACGTATTGCGCCACGCGGTTGAACAACTGGGACGGGCGGGTCTCTTCCGGTTCACCAGCGGCGTTGCGTTTAAAGTAGCGAGCCCGAAGGATCTTTATGGCGTTTTCCGTGAATCCTTCCATCCCCTTCTCCTTATCTAGTACTCATGTATTTTAGAGCCCCATATATGGTGTGTCAAGGGAAAATTACAATGTCTCGGGAAAAATTTTGATATTCTTGACAATTTATACTAATATATTTTATCATGTAGTGGGACAAAATGGGACAAAATGGGATAATGCAGCGTTTTCGGGGTAGTTACAGTGCCAGAATCGATGATCGCGGTCGTCTGAAAATCCCCGCCCGCTTTCTGTCTGTATTCGAGACAGAGTATGGGCGCGAGGTGTTTGTCACCTCTCTGAACGGCGATCATGTCATCCTCTATCCCATTCGCGTCTGGGAAGAGATGGAAAGCCGGATTGAATCCCACGGGTCGTGGGATCCGGATATGGATGATTTTATGAACCGTTTGGGGTTTTTCGGCGTAGAGAGTGCAATTGATTCCAAAGGCCGCATTCTGATGCCTCCGGAATTGCGCCGGGAAAGCCGCTTGCAAGAGGAAGTCCGGGTATTCGGCAAGGCCAATCACCTGGTGATCTGGAACGCGGAATTTTTCCGGGAGCGTGAACTGGGTGAACAGTACAGCAAGGAAAAGCTTCACCGTATCGCAAGGATCTTGAATGGAACCCCGCCACTACCCGGTCATGAGCAATGAAATCATCGACCTGCTGCGGAATGTGCCGCCCGGGTGGATGATTGACGGGACCGTCGGCCTGGGGGGACACGCGCTTCGAGTATTAGAGGAAGTGCCGCAATTGCGGGTTCTGGGAATGGATATGGACAGCAATAGCTTGAAAGAGGCCAAACGGCGGCTGGACCGCTGGAAAGAGCGCGTGGTACTGATCCAGGCGGATTACACGACGAGCCTGGATCGTCCCGAAATCCGGAATCGCGACATAACCGCCGTGCTGGTGGATCCGGGTATTTCCAGTTGGCAGCTTCAGGATGCCGTCCGCGGTTTTTCCCACAATCTTGACGGGCCCCTGGATATGCGCAAGGATCGCGGTTCTGGAATCACCGCCGCGGATGTGGTCAATAACTGGGATCAGGTACGTCTCGAGACCGTGTTCCGCAACTATGGAGATATTCGGCGTGCCGGCGAACTGGCCAAGCGCATTATTGAAACGCGTCTTTTCGCGCCGATCCGTACCACGGCCCAACTAAAGCAAGTGGTGGAAAAGGTGTTCGGCTCGCGCTTCCCCCGTGGAGTGGTGCATCCCGCCGCCCGGGTATTTCAGGCCCTGCGCATCTGTGTTAACCGTGAGCTGGATGGTGTGGAAACCTTTATCATGCGTTTGCCCGCTAAAATGGAATCCGGGGGGCGGATTCTCTTTATTTCATTTCACTCTATTGAGGATCGCCTGGTGAAGCAGTCTTTGCGCCGCTTGCAGGCGGACGGCAAGGTCAACTGCCTGCGGCCCTTTCCCATCTTGCCGCAAGCGGCCGAACGGCTGGAGAACCCCCCTTCTCATTCGGCACGGCTACGGGTTGCGGAGGTGGCATGAAGAAAAATGCTCCCGTCCGCCGCCGCACCGCCGCGGTTTCCATCTTCGTGGTCTTTATGCTGTTTATCCTGCTGTTTACCTATTCCAGCCTGAATTTGAAAAGCATCGATTACGGCTACAAGATGCAGACGTTGACCCAACAAGCGGAAACGTTGGAGATAGAGATCGACAAGTTACTGGCGAAACGGGCGTTCCTGGTCAGCCTTGAAAGGGTGGATCGATTGGCCCGTTCCCGGCTTGGTTTGGCTCCACCGACGCCTGAACAGGTGATCCGTGCGGTAAGGGGGAGCCATGAAGATTAACCGGCAGGAGCGCAACCGGACTTTCGTGGTTTTTCTGTTTTTCGGAATCTGGGGTTTGGGAATTGTGTTTACCTTGGTGCGTCACCAGGTGTTCAATTACAGCCGCTATCTGGAACGGGTGAAGGCCCAGAGCAAGGGGATTGTAACGCTTCATCCCCGCCGCGGCACCATCTACGATCGCAACGGTGAAATCCTGGCCATTTCCGTGCAATCCCATTCGGCCTTTTTAACCGCAAAAGAACCCGATCGTTGTTTGAAGTTGTTTGAGCATCTGCAGCGCACCTTGCCGGTTTCCACCCCGGATGCCGGCGAAATTCGCCGCCGCATCAGGCGTGGAGATCGTTTTATCTGGTATCGTCGCAAGCTGAACGACGAAGACTACCAGCGTCTGGCTACATTGCAGAAGCGCCTGGAAGAACCCGTGTTGCTTCACTTCATTAAGGAATACCGGCGTGTCTATCCCCAGAAAGAGGTGGCGGCGCACCTGCTGGGCGGAGTGGGGATCGATGAGCAAGGGCTTTTTGGTATCGAGTATGGCCTGGACAGAATGGTGCGCGGCCGGGGAGGCAAAGTGCGGGTCCAACGGGATGCGCGGCGCAGGGTATTTGCCGTGGAACCCATTGATGAAACCCGGCCCGGCCGGGATGTAACGCTCACCATAGACGTCCCCTTGCAATACATGGTCCAGCGGGAACTGGAGTTGGGAGTGCGGCGGTTCAACGCGCGCGCGGGGGCCGCTATTGTTATGGATGTGCATGACGGTTCCATCCTGGCCATGGCCAGTTATCCGAATTTCAGCCCGGATCTGGCCTGGAAAGTTCCCTACAAGCGGGTCCGCAACAAGGCGTTGTCTTTTTTATATGAGCCGGGATCCACGTTTAAAGTCGTTTTGGCCGCGGCGGCCCTGGAAAACCGTGTGGTGACAATTTCCCAGGAGTTTGATTGCGGAAACGGGCATTTCGTAATCCGCAACCGCCGCATTGAGGATGTGCACCCTTTCGATCGCCTCAGTTTTCGCGATATCATTGTTCAGTCCAGTAATGTGGGCGCGGCCCGGGTGGGGCTGGCCCTGGGGTCGGAACGTTATTACCACGCCATCCGGGCCTTCGGGTTTGGCCGGCCCGTGGCATTGGATCTGCCGGGAAATGAGGCTGGATTGCTGAAACCGGCCCGCAGTTGGAGCGAGGTGTCACCGGCATTCATGGCGTTTGGTTACGAAATCATGGTGACGCCGTTGCAGATGGCCCGTGCTTTTAACGCAATCGCTGCCGACGGCTGGATGGTTGAACCCAGACTGCTGAAAAAAGTGGAAGGCATCTCGCTGGATCATGCAAAAGGCTATCGTGTGATTTCAACGGATACGGCGCGGCAGATTCAAACCATCATGCGTGAGGTGGTTGAGCGGGGTACCGGCCGGAAATCCCGGGTTTCCGGGCTGACGATCGCCGGAAAGACCGGCACTGCGAAAAAAGTGAAAAACGGGCAGTACAGCAACAGTTACGTGTCCTCGTTCGGTGGGTTTTTCCCCCTGCCGTCACCGCGCTATACACTTTTCATTGTGGTGGACGAACCACGCACCCTTTATTACGGTGGCGACGTGGCGGCCCCACTATTTCAATCCATCTGTGAGCGCATGCGCATAACGGAAAGGGTTTTTCCCTTGGAGCTGGCCCAGGGCTGATCAAATGAAATTGGAACAATTAATCCAAGGCGTGCGTGTACTGGAGCGTCTGGGCGGGAATCCTGAAATACGGAGTCTGCGTTATGACTCACGCCGGGTGAAACCCGGGGATTGTTTTGTGGCCGTGCGCGGATTCAAGCGTGACGGCCTGGATTTTCTGGATCAAGCATTGGCCAATGGAGCGGTGGCCGTGGTGACTGAGCACGCTCCCCGGACGGGTCTTCCTCCTGTGGCCTGGGTCCGGGTGGCGGATGATCGGGCCGCTCTAAGCCGCATGGCGGCGAACCTCCTTGGATCCGAGGCGGGAGGGGTGCGGATGATCGGCGTTACGGGGACCAACGGCAAGACAACGGTGGCGGGCCTCATCGCGGCCATTCTTTCCCGCATTGCCCCCACCGGCTTGTGCGGCACCCTGGGGATGACGTTGCAGGGCGCTGAAACGTCATCATCCTTTCATCCCTCCCGCCTCACCACTCCTGAATCAGTGGACTTGTTTGAATTTGGAGCGGAAGTGGCTGCCGGCGGCGGCCGCTTTATGGTGATGGAAGCGTCTTCCGCTGCCATCGCTCTGAAGCGGGTGGCTGATATTCCTTTCAGTCTTGGTGTGTTCACGACTTTTTCCGGTGATCACCTCGATTTCCATCACACCATGGAGGAGTATTTCCGGGCCAAGCTCAGCTTGTTCCAGAGCCTGGGGCGAGACGACTGGGCCGTTATCAATATCGATGATCGCGCGGCCTCGCGAATCGTTCCTGAACTGCAATGTCGCTACCTGACCTACGGTTTTGCCGCGGGAGCGGATATCACCTCCGGGGATTGCCATTTTTCCCTGCATGGCCTGCGGGCGGTGGTTCGCACTCCATTGGGCGAGGCGCAGTTGCAATCACCGCTTGTGGGTCGCATCAACCTGCTCAACATCATGGCCGCCGTGGCCGCGGCCACGGTGCTGAAGGTACCCATGGAAGATATTGTTTCCGCTATGGCCGTCACGCCTCCGATGCGGGGGCGGTTGCAGCCGGTATATTGCGGGGACTTTGCGGTGGTGGTGGATTTCGCGCATACGGATCGCGCCCTGCTGCAACTCCTCTTGTCTTTGCGGGAAGTCACTTCCGGAAAGGTGATACTGGTATTTGGAGCCGGAGGCGACCGGGATGTGACCAAGCGCCCGCGCATGGGGCAAGTGGCGGCGGATAACGCGGATTTCATTCTGGTGACTAGCGACAACCCCCGATCCGAAGATCCGCATGCCATTGCCGCGGCCATTACCGCCGGATTTCCGCGTGATTTTTCCCGGTTCAAACTGGAGCCGGATCGCAGGCAGGCCATTTTCTTTGCCCTCGATATGGCCCGGCAAGGTGACACGGTGGTGATTGCCGGCAAAGGTCATGAGACCACGCAGACCATCGGCAGTGAAATAGTGCATTTCAATGATGCCGAAGTCGTTCGGGATTGGCTCGAGCAACAGGGTTCAAAGGAGGCCTGACGTGCCGGAATTAGCACTCGGAATGATCGCTTCCGCCACGGCAGGAGATCTGGAAGGTGGATCTTTGAACCAACCGGTACGTCGGTTTCTGTTTGACACCCGCGAACTGAATGAATCCGATTGTTTGTTTTTCGCCTTGCGGGGAGAGCATACGGACGGGCATTGTTTCCTTGATAAATTGGGCGCCTTTCCCGGCAGCGCCGCCGTGGTGTCAGAGGATTGGCGGGGAAAAGTTTCCGTACCGGTCATACGTGTCAAGGATCCCCTGGCAGCGGCACAGCAACTTGCGTCCCATATACGCGCTCACGGTTCAGCGGTGCGTTATGCGGGCATTACCGGCAGCGCGGGCAAAACGTCGGCCAAAGAGTTTTTGTTTCAACTCCTGGGATCCAGGTTTCGGGCGTACCGTTCCAGGGGAAACTGGAATAACCGCATTGGTTTGCCTTTTTCTTTGTTGAATATGGGTGATGACACCGAAGCCGCTGTGTTTGAACTGGCCATGAGCGATCCCGGTCGCGGTGAAATTCATAGCCTGGCAAAGATTTTGCGGCCCGATGTCGCCGTGATTCTCAATGCACTACCGGTTCACCTGGAATTCCTGGGTTCCGTTGAAAACGTGGCCCGGGCCAAAAGCGAGATTACCGATTTCCTTTGCGCAGATGATTGCCTGGTGCTGAACGGAGATGATGCTTTTCTGGCCGCGGTCCTGACGGAGCGTCCCGGCCGGATGGTGCGTTTTGGTCGCAATCCGCACGGCAACGATGTGGTGTTGGCCGGCGTGGAGCGAAGCGGTCATGGTTGTGTCATGAAAACCATCTGGTGGGGAAAGTCGGCCCGTTTCCACACCAACCTGATTCACCATGTGCATCTGGATAACCTGTTTGCCGCCATGGTCACGGCCTACCAGCTCGGCGTCGACCATTGTGAAATGCAACGGGTCATGGATCGCATGGAGCCCGTAAACGGTCGGGGTGTGATCCGCAGGCTGAAACACTTCACCGTGGTTGATGAAACCTACAATTCCAATCCCGAAGCGGTGAAACGGGTGCTGGCCTGGGTGGCGACTGAGTTCAGCCTGCCGCGGGTGGCGGTTCTGGGCGACATGCTGGAACTGGGGCCACGGGAATTGGAATTTCATCGCGAAGTCGGCGAGTTCTGGGCCGGTCTCGAATACGCCGCCCTGATTACGGTCGGCCCCCGGGCGCAAGTGATATTTCAGGCCGCTCTCGAAGCCGGCGCGGACCCGAAGCGCGTGGTTGCTCTGCCCGACGCCGCAGCAGCGGCGCAATACCTGAAAAGTCGCTTTTCTGACCCCTGTGTTTTGGTATTGAAAGCATCGCGGGGAATAGGCCTGGAGCGAATCCTGGAGGAGTTATCTCATGATTGAGTCTGGAGTGGCCGTGGTTGGTTTCGGGCGAACCGGTCGCGCCATGCTCGATTTCCTCCTGGAAAGCGGGGATCCACCTTCTTTAATGTTGTATACCGACAAACCGCCGGATCGCGATGAAACCGTCAGAACGTACAAACGCAGGGGCGTGTGCTTTTTGGCCGGGCCGGGCGACTTTGCCCGCCTGGGGACGGCGCATACCGTAGTGCTCAGTCCCGGTGTGGATGGACGTGCGGAGCGCTTTCAGGATTTGAGGAATCGTGGTGTTTCGGTTGTGTCCGAAATCGAGTACGCGGCCGGCTGCAACCAGGCAACCATTGTGGGCGTTACCGGCACCAACGGCAAGTCCACGACAGTGAGTTTGATTCATCACCTGCTCCGGCGTGCCGGACGGTCTGCTTTTCTTGCCGGAAATATCGGCACGCCGTTCGTTTCACTGGTGCGGAAAATGAAAAAGAGTGACGTGGCCGTATTGGAGATATCCAGTTTCCAACTGGAAGAGATCCGTGATTTCCGACCTCACGTGGGTGTGCTGCTGAATCTTACTCCCGATCACCTGGACCGCTATCCCGGAGTGGATGCCTATGCCGAAGCCAAGCAACGTCTGTTTGTCAATCAACAACCGGGCGACTTTGCGGTCGCCAATGGGGATGATCCCCTGGTCAGGCAATTGCTGGAATCGGTCAGCCGCGGGAAAAAGATATGGTTTTCAAGCGCCGGGCATCTTCGCGGTGGCGTGTATCTGGAAAAAGATGAAATCCACCTGGATTTTTCTTTAAAAAAAGACCGCGTGCCCCTGAACACGTTTCCATTGCCCGGGCCCCACAATCTGGAAAATTACCTGGCCGCGGCCGCGGCCGTGCACCTGCTGGGCGTGAGTGGTCGTGATATCGCCGCCGGGGCGGCCGATTTTTGCGGCTTGCCGCACCGTATGGAAACCGTGGGCATTGTGGAAGGTGTGCGGTTCGTAAACGACTCCAAGGCCACCAACGTGGATGCCGCGCAAAAAGCGATTCTCAGTGTGAATGTTCCCGCGGTGCTGATCCTAGGCGGCAAGGACAAAGGCGGTGATTTCGCCGGTCTGGAAGCGTTGATTCATCAACGCATCAAGCGCGTGCTGTTGTTGGGGGAGGCAACGGATCGGATTCGCGCCCAACTTACCGGCGTTTCCGGCATCCTGGAGGAGGTAGAAGACTTGGCCGAAGCCGTAGACCGCGGTTTCGCCCTTTTGCGCGGCGGCGATGGCATGGTGTTGTTGGCTCCAGGGTGCGCCAGTTTCGACATGTTCAACAGTTTTGAACACCGGGGAGATGTGTTTCGTGCCGCGGTGACCGAATTGGGTATGCGCGCGAATTGTCTTGGAGGAGGCTGATCATGGTGCGTCGCGTGGGAATTGACCGCATCCTCATGGGCGTCATGGCCATGTTGATCCTGATTGGACTCATTATGGCCTACAGTTCCACCATGATCCTGGCAAAAGAGAAATACGGTGACAGTTTTTATTTTCTGAAACGCCAACTCCTGTGGCTGACCGTCGGCTTGATCGTATTTGCGGTTATGGTGATGCAGAAACGTGCGGTGTACCTCAAGCCGGCTATCGTCTATGCTTTCGTGCTGCTTGCCATAGTGGGGTTGACCCTGGTTTT
Protein-coding regions in this window:
- a CDS encoding adenosylcobalamin-dependent ribonucleoside-diphosphate reductase; amino-acid sequence: MEGFTENAIKILRARYFKRNAAGEPEETRPSQLFNRVAQYVAQAEKNADAKRNWEKRFLEAMMKRDFMPNSPTLTGAGRGLCLSACFVLPVEDSLEAIFETVKNAALVHKEGGGTGFDFSRIRPQGSYVRKTQGIASGPVSFLRVIDAGTEAVKQGGTRRGANMGILRVDHPDILSFIDMKRDGHTAQNFNISVAVTETFIHALENQADYELLDPQSGNATGSLPARQVFEAMVDSAWRNGDPGLVFIERVNQLNPTAAQGPIRATNPCGEQPLHDYEACNLGSINVANFYQSGHDDPVQWERLRETIHMGVRFLDNVIDVNRYPLEPIREMAEANRRIGLGVMGFADLLLLAGIRYDSPQALDLARRIAGFFKQEATAASRELAGERGSFPRIEQSIYAGSVMRNASVLSIAPTGTISRLAGCSSSIEPVFAFEVVSRILDSEIRDVHPIYAKWREDHPQETHPDWFVTAGEIAPEDHLKMQEAFQESVDSAVSKTINFPHEASREDIAAAFRMAFSMNIKGLTVYRDGCRAVQVLNRADAETPQPMERPDALTAFTHKIPTGFGNLYITVTFFNERPFEVFCSIGKSGYSTMADAEAIGRLASLALRSGIPASDVAHQLKGIGGSEPTFHNGELVQSIPDAIAKILESHVGTVSGGGRDLNTINCPVCGATLTDEKCPTCPNCGWTRCTGT
- the rsmH gene encoding 16S rRNA (cytosine(1402)-N(4))-methyltransferase RsmH, with protein sequence MEPRHYPVMSNEIIDLLRNVPPGWMIDGTVGLGGHALRVLEEVPQLRVLGMDMDSNSLKEAKRRLDRWKERVVLIQADYTTSLDRPEIRNRDITAVLVDPGISSWQLQDAVRGFSHNLDGPLDMRKDRGSGITAADVVNNWDQVRLETVFRNYGDIRRAGELAKRIIETRLFAPIRTTAQLKQVVEKVFGSRFPRGVVHPAARVFQALRICVNRELDGVETFIMRLPAKMESGGRILFISFHSIEDRLVKQSLRRLQADGKVNCLRPFPILPQAAERLENPPSHSARLRVAEVA
- a CDS encoding penicillin-binding protein 2 yields the protein MKINRQERNRTFVVFLFFGIWGLGIVFTLVRHQVFNYSRYLERVKAQSKGIVTLHPRRGTIYDRNGEILAISVQSHSAFLTAKEPDRCLKLFEHLQRTLPVSTPDAGEIRRRIRRGDRFIWYRRKLNDEDYQRLATLQKRLEEPVLLHFIKEYRRVYPQKEVAAHLLGGVGIDEQGLFGIEYGLDRMVRGRGGKVRVQRDARRRVFAVEPIDETRPGRDVTLTIDVPLQYMVQRELELGVRRFNARAGAAIVMDVHDGSILAMASYPNFSPDLAWKVPYKRVRNKALSFLYEPGSTFKVVLAAAALENRVVTISQEFDCGNGHFVIRNRRIEDVHPFDRLSFRDIIVQSSNVGAARVGLALGSERYYHAIRAFGFGRPVALDLPGNEAGLLKPARSWSEVSPAFMAFGYEIMVTPLQMARAFNAIAADGWMVEPRLLKKVEGISLDHAKGYRVISTDTARQIQTIMREVVERGTGRKSRVSGLTIAGKTGTAKKVKNGQYSNSYVSSFGGFFPLPSPRYTLFIVVDEPRTLYYGGDVAAPLFQSICERMRITERVFPLELAQG
- a CDS encoding UDP-N-acetylmuramoyl-L-alanyl-D-glutamate--2,6-diaminopimelate ligase → MKLEQLIQGVRVLERLGGNPEIRSLRYDSRRVKPGDCFVAVRGFKRDGLDFLDQALANGAVAVVTEHAPRTGLPPVAWVRVADDRAALSRMAANLLGSEAGGVRMIGVTGTNGKTTVAGLIAAILSRIAPTGLCGTLGMTLQGAETSSSFHPSRLTTPESVDLFEFGAEVAAGGGRFMVMEASSAAIALKRVADIPFSLGVFTTFSGDHLDFHHTMEEYFRAKLSLFQSLGRDDWAVINIDDRAASRIVPELQCRYLTYGFAAGADITSGDCHFSLHGLRAVVRTPLGEAQLQSPLVGRINLLNIMAAVAAATVLKVPMEDIVSAMAVTPPMRGRLQPVYCGDFAVVVDFAHTDRALLQLLLSLREVTSGKVILVFGAGGDRDVTKRPRMGQVAADNADFILVTSDNPRSEDPHAIAAAITAGFPRDFSRFKLEPDRRQAIFFALDMARQGDTVVIAGKGHETTQTIGSEIVHFNDAEVVRDWLEQQGSKEA
- the murF gene encoding UDP-N-acetylmuramoyl-tripeptide--D-alanyl-D-alanine ligase, coding for MMPKSFGIGSSNRVQRRPDVPELALGMIASATAGDLEGGSLNQPVRRFLFDTRELNESDCLFFALRGEHTDGHCFLDKLGAFPGSAAVVSEDWRGKVSVPVIRVKDPLAAAQQLASHIRAHGSAVRYAGITGSAGKTSAKEFLFQLLGSRFRAYRSRGNWNNRIGLPFSLLNMGDDTEAAVFELAMSDPGRGEIHSLAKILRPDVAVILNALPVHLEFLGSVENVARAKSEITDFLCADDCLVLNGDDAFLAAVLTERPGRMVRFGRNPHGNDVVLAGVERSGHGCVMKTIWWGKSARFHTNLIHHVHLDNLFAAMVTAYQLGVDHCEMQRVMDRMEPVNGRGVIRRLKHFTVVDETYNSNPEAVKRVLAWVATEFSLPRVAVLGDMLELGPRELEFHREVGEFWAGLEYAALITVGPRAQVIFQAALEAGADPKRVVALPDAAAAAQYLKSRFSDPCVLVLKASRGIGLERILEELSHD
- the murD gene encoding UDP-N-acetylmuramoyl-L-alanine--D-glutamate ligase, with the translated sequence MIESGVAVVGFGRTGRAMLDFLLESGDPPSLMLYTDKPPDRDETVRTYKRRGVCFLAGPGDFARLGTAHTVVLSPGVDGRAERFQDLRNRGVSVVSEIEYAAGCNQATIVGVTGTNGKSTTVSLIHHLLRRAGRSAFLAGNIGTPFVSLVRKMKKSDVAVLEISSFQLEEIRDFRPHVGVLLNLTPDHLDRYPGVDAYAEAKQRLFVNQQPGDFAVANGDDPLVRQLLESVSRGKKIWFSSAGHLRGGVYLEKDEIHLDFSLKKDRVPLNTFPLPGPHNLENYLAAAAAVHLLGVSGRDIAAGAADFCGLPHRMETVGIVEGVRFVNDSKATNVDAAQKAILSVNVPAVLILGGKDKGGDFAGLEALIHQRIKRVLLLGEATDRIRAQLTGVSGILEEVEDLAEAVDRGFALLRGGDGMVLLAPGCASFDMFNSFEHRGDVFRAAVTELGMRANCLGGG